A genome region from Chengkuizengella sp. SCS-71B includes the following:
- a CDS encoding GNAT family N-acetyltransferase, whose amino-acid sequence MNDILKIEDVFTNIPSIETDRMLLRKMRLEDAMDMFEYASDPEMTKYTSWDTHKTIEDSKQFIQMTLQKYENKEMSTWGIEHKQNQKLIGGCGFVYWNPNHRRTEIGYSLSRAYWNQGLITEASQALINFAFKKMKVNRVEARCNVENVGSERVMQKIGMTYEGILREQIYIKENYEDVKMYSLLKKEYEKL is encoded by the coding sequence ATGAATGATATATTAAAAATAGAAGATGTTTTTACAAACATACCCTCTATAGAGACTGATAGAATGCTATTAAGAAAAATGAGGCTTGAAGATGCAATGGATATGTTTGAATATGCTTCTGACCCTGAGATGACAAAATATACTTCTTGGGATACTCATAAAACGATTGAAGATTCAAAACAATTTATACAAATGACATTGCAGAAATATGAAAACAAAGAAATGAGTACGTGGGGAATTGAACATAAACAAAACCAAAAATTAATTGGAGGTTGTGGATTTGTTTATTGGAACCCTAATCATCGACGAACGGAGATAGGATATTCTCTATCAAGAGCTTACTGGAACCAAGGACTAATTACAGAAGCTTCGCAAGCCTTGATTAATTTTGCTTTTAAAAAAATGAAGGTCAACAGAGTTGAAGCGAGATGTAATGTTGAAAATGTAGGCTCTGAAAGGGTCATGCAGAAGATAGGGATGACTTATGAAGGGATTTTAAGAGAACAAATATATATTAAAGAGAATTATGAAGATGTAAAGATGTACTCGCTTTTAAAAAAGGAATATGAAAAGCTATAG
- a CDS encoding nucleotidyltransferase domain-containing protein, with product MRNKIKQELVNIEKEHQVKILYACESGSRAWGFPSQDSDYDVRFIYIHTRDWYLSIKEKRDVIELPIDDLLDINGWDLQKALKLFKKSNPPLLEWLQSDIVYSEPFATAQKIRNLSPVSFSPKSCLHHYLNMAKGNFRDFLQENEVKIKKYFYVLRPLLACKWMELKQTPPPLDFELLVSSLVPKGQLQEQIFNLLNRKKAGEELDREPRINEIHLFIEETIQYYEQYTQNVPKVVWNNDDILDKIFLETLQEVW from the coding sequence GTGAGAAATAAAATTAAACAGGAACTTGTTAACATCGAAAAAGAACATCAAGTAAAAATTTTATATGCTTGTGAATCAGGAAGCAGAGCTTGGGGATTTCCTTCACAGGACAGTGATTACGATGTAAGGTTTATTTATATCCATACTAGAGATTGGTATTTGTCCATTAAAGAAAAAAGAGATGTCATTGAATTACCCATTGATGATTTGTTAGATATAAATGGATGGGACTTACAAAAAGCATTAAAATTATTTAAGAAATCAAACCCTCCATTATTGGAATGGTTACAATCGGATATAGTGTATTCAGAACCCTTTGCAACAGCTCAAAAAATTAGAAATCTAAGTCCTGTATCATTTTCCCCAAAATCATGTTTACATCATTATTTAAATATGGCAAAAGGCAACTTTAGAGACTTTTTACAAGAAAACGAAGTAAAAATAAAAAAGTACTTTTATGTTCTAAGACCATTATTAGCTTGTAAATGGATGGAGTTAAAACAAACTCCTCCTCCATTGGATTTTGAATTATTAGTGTCATCTCTTGTTCCTAAGGGACAACTTCAAGAACAGATTTTCAACTTGTTAAATCGAAAAAAAGCAGGTGAGGAACTAGATAGGGAACCTAGAATCAATGAAATTCACCTGTTTATAGAAGAAACAATACAATATTATGAACAATATACTCAAAATGTTCCTAAAGTTGTATGGAATAACGATGATATATTAGATAAAATATTTTTAGAGACTTTACAAGAAGTTTGGTAA
- a CDS encoding SDR family oxidoreductase, whose amino-acid sequence MNELANKTMIVTGAAGGIGEAITIKCLEQGATVIACDLNNKQLKKLEKLKYRFYDNPLFVFPVDVSDHKDVKQFFSIINMKFSKIDGLVNNAGIYLGRDLLDYTPELVDKVINVNIKGSTYFSQLFGELLLQRKDKGSIVNISSVSGQEGSTDAVYGLTKAALIGLTKSCALNFSPNIRVNAVTPGLVETSMLEDIPEWRMNEYREKELLNERLQPEDVANTVAFLLSDSARNFTGSVFDINNGCYMR is encoded by the coding sequence ATGAACGAATTAGCAAACAAAACGATGATCGTAACAGGAGCTGCTGGGGGAATAGGGGAAGCAATCACAATTAAATGTTTAGAGCAAGGCGCAACCGTAATTGCTTGTGACCTTAATAATAAACAATTAAAAAAACTTGAAAAGTTGAAGTATAGATTTTACGATAATCCACTTTTTGTTTTTCCTGTAGATGTTTCGGATCATAAAGATGTAAAACAATTTTTTTCAATCATTAATATGAAATTCTCTAAAATTGATGGTTTAGTAAACAATGCTGGAATTTATTTGGGTAGAGATTTACTAGATTATACTCCAGAGCTAGTGGATAAGGTCATTAACGTAAATATAAAGGGTTCTACGTACTTTTCACAACTTTTTGGGGAATTATTGTTACAGCGTAAAGACAAAGGTTCTATAGTGAATATCTCATCTGTATCTGGGCAAGAAGGTAGTACGGATGCGGTGTATGGATTAACGAAAGCTGCACTTATTGGGTTAACTAAAAGTTGTGCACTTAATTTTTCCCCTAATATTCGTGTCAATGCCGTAACGCCTGGATTAGTAGAAACAAGTATGTTAGAGGATATTCCGGAATGGCGGATGAATGAATACAGAGAAAAGGAACTATTAAATGAGAGATTACAACCTGAAGATGTAGCCAATACGGTTGCTTTTCTTTTATCGGATTCTGCTCGTAATTTTACTGGTTCTGTATTTGATATTAATAACGGTTGTTATATGAGGTAA
- a CDS encoding PhzF family phenazine biosynthesis protein yields the protein MNEIKVLHIDAFSEIANKGNPAGIVLNADHLNEHQMQRIAKLVGFNETAFILKSDNSDVRIRYFTPGHEIDLCGHATIASIYALRTNKQITQDSITIETNVGHLPIRIYEEGKQLSIFMQQKPAQFLPFKSPINKLAESIGLTKHEIDLQYPIVYGNTGVWTLLIPIKKLESFHKMKPNNQLFPKVLKEMPKSSVHPFCLETYDELADMHGRHFSSSYSGTTEDAVTGTASGVMGAYFAKYINNERDMNSLSILVEQGQEMDRDGRVSVQVMQTSVGYEVGIYGTAVYVRDFKVSI from the coding sequence ATGAATGAAATTAAGGTTTTACATATAGATGCTTTTAGTGAAATTGCAAACAAAGGAAATCCTGCTGGTATCGTATTAAATGCAGACCATTTAAATGAACATCAAATGCAAAGAATTGCAAAATTAGTTGGATTTAATGAAACAGCATTTATTCTTAAGTCTGATAACTCAGATGTACGTATAAGATATTTTACTCCTGGACATGAAATAGATTTATGTGGTCACGCAACGATAGCAAGCATTTATGCACTTCGAACCAATAAACAAATAACTCAAGATTCCATTACAATTGAAACGAATGTAGGTCATTTACCTATTCGTATTTATGAAGAAGGAAAACAATTAAGTATATTCATGCAACAAAAACCAGCTCAGTTTTTACCTTTTAAATCTCCAATAAACAAGTTAGCCGAATCTATAGGGTTAACCAAACATGAAATAGACTTGCAATATCCTATTGTATATGGCAATACAGGGGTTTGGACTCTATTGATACCTATTAAAAAACTGGAATCTTTTCATAAAATGAAACCTAATAATCAATTGTTTCCAAAAGTTTTAAAAGAGATGCCAAAGTCATCTGTACATCCTTTTTGTTTAGAAACATACGACGAATTAGCAGATATGCATGGTAGGCATTTTTCCTCATCATACTCAGGAACAACTGAGGATGCAGTGACAGGTACAGCATCTGGGGTAATGGGTGCGTATTTTGCAAAATATATTAATAATGAACGAGATATGAACTCATTATCAATTTTAGTTGAACAAGGTCAAGAAATGGATAGGGATGGTAGAGTATCAGTCCAAGTAATGCAAACTTCTGTGGGTTATGAAGTTGGGATTTATGGTACTGCTGTTTATGTAAGAGATTTTAAAGTTTCAATATAA
- a CDS encoding peptidase G2 autoproteolytic cleavage domain-containing protein: protein MDSKECNREVTGNCATALGRNTIASGDSSLSEGRSTRSSGENSHSEGRDTMSSGNASHSEGRSTMASGDASHTEGRNTTASGDTSHAEGKDTVAQGEHSHAEGEGTQATGTASHAEGASSKAKGLQSHAQGDCTTAAGSYSHAEGTKTNAVGEASHSEGRNTTASGDFAHAQNRDTVAQGDNSTAEGSGTLARGLNSHSEGYITQADGENAHAEGRNTKATGNNSHAEGINTLAQGDNSHAEGEGTSATGIGAHAEGTNTEASGVQSHAEGERSIASGDFSHAEGSATSASGNSAHAEGTNTEAIGDRAHAEGNFTTAEGISSHAEGSATLAVGTNSHAEGFVTNALNIHSHAEGNRTQAEGISSHAEGRSTIASGPDSHSEGSLTTAQGSASHAEGNETTARGSGSHSEGFLTEANGNASHAEGDGTTAEGDASHAEGFLTESNGNASHAEGDGTTAEGDASHAEGSDTEAIGFASHAEGVETMANGEASHSEGRLTRTIDSSAHAEGENSLASGPSSHAEGELTTSLGVASHAEGRRSLSSADFSHAEGEDTEASGEASHSEGSRTVASGDFSHAEGRLTESIGRSSHAEGEETISRGIASHAEGNRTAAQGSASHAEGFFSEASGDSSHAEGFITLAFGDFSHTEGELTLTEGRAAHAEGCNTVALEECSHAEGDETRAEGFASHAEGCNTIASGECSHAEGNGTDTNNKMNAHIMGRSGQAVEDNSWHLVNDTLMALINGNTGDACFAGKITSGRGCDFAELFETLDGEPIDNGYFVTTEGDKIRRATDGDKYILGVTSAVPGFLAGSSGYEWNKRYMTDKWGQVLYEEVTIPSEKDANDKLISPERIEKRPKLNPEYDPDKQYISRSERPEWVAVGLVGQLLVRDDGTSEVNGYCKPNANGIATRADNGYRVLKRTDEDQILIIVANPMQF, encoded by the coding sequence ATGGATAGTAAAGAATGTAATCGAGAAGTAACGGGAAATTGCGCCACAGCGTTGGGTAGAAACACGATAGCAAGTGGTGACAGCTCCCTTTCTGAAGGTAGAAGTACACGATCAAGTGGGGAGAATTCTCATTCCGAGGGAAGAGATACAATGTCAAGCGGAAACGCTTCACACTCCGAAGGGAGAAGCACAATGGCGAGTGGTGATGCATCTCATACAGAAGGCAGAAATACCACAGCTAGTGGAGATACTTCCCATGCCGAAGGAAAAGATACTGTAGCGCAAGGTGAACATTCCCATGCGGAAGGAGAAGGAACACAGGCGACTGGAACAGCCTCCCATGCGGAAGGAGCAAGCTCAAAAGCGAAGGGGCTTCAATCTCACGCTCAAGGAGATTGTACAACGGCAGCTGGAAGCTACTCACACGCAGAGGGAACTAAAACGAATGCTGTAGGTGAAGCTTCCCATTCGGAAGGCAGAAATACCACAGCTAGTGGAGATTTTGCGCATGCTCAAAACAGAGATACCGTAGCACAAGGGGATAATTCAACTGCGGAGGGATCAGGTACTCTTGCTAGAGGATTAAATAGCCACTCGGAAGGGTATATCACACAGGCTGATGGGGAAAACGCTCATGCGGAAGGTAGAAATACAAAAGCGACAGGAAATAATTCTCATGCGGAAGGAATAAACACACTTGCTCAAGGAGATAATTCCCACGCCGAAGGAGAGGGAACTTCAGCAACAGGGATCGGTGCTCATGCAGAGGGAACAAATACAGAAGCTTCTGGTGTACAGTCTCATGCCGAAGGTGAGCGTTCTATAGCTTCTGGAGATTTTTCTCATGCGGAAGGATCGGCAACTTCAGCATCAGGTAACTCTGCTCATGCAGAGGGAACAAATACAGAAGCTATTGGGGATAGAGCCCATGCGGAAGGGAATTTTACGACAGCCGAAGGTATATCTTCTCATGCCGAAGGTAGTGCAACTTTAGCTGTTGGAACAAATTCTCATGCGGAAGGATTCGTAACGAATGCTCTTAATATTCATTCCCATGCGGAAGGAAACAGAACACAGGCCGAGGGGATAAGTTCTCATGCCGAAGGTCGTTCAACTATAGCTTCTGGACCAGATTCTCATTCAGAAGGATCTCTTACAACAGCCCAAGGATCCGCCTCTCATGCCGAAGGGAATGAAACGACAGCACGAGGATCTGGATCTCATTCAGAAGGATTTCTTACTGAAGCCAACGGAAATGCTTCCCATGCGGAAGGAGATGGAACGACAGCTGAAGGAGATGCGTCCCATGCAGAAGGATTTCTTACTGAATCCAACGGAAATGCTTCCCATGCGGAAGGAGATGGAACGACAGCTGAAGGAGATGCGTCCCATGCAGAAGGATCAGACACTGAAGCCATAGGATTCGCCTCTCATGCCGAAGGGGTTGAAACAATGGCTAATGGAGAAGCTTCCCATAGTGAAGGAAGACTCACAAGAACTATAGACTCATCCGCTCATGCTGAAGGGGAGAATTCTCTAGCCTCTGGTCCGAGTTCTCACGCCGAAGGAGAACTTACAACTTCTTTAGGAGTAGCATCCCATGCCGAAGGAAGACGTAGCTTGTCGTCTGCTGATTTTTCCCATGCGGAAGGAGAAGATACAGAAGCATCGGGAGAAGCTTCTCACTCTGAGGGAAGCCGAACAGTAGCATCGGGGGATTTCTCTCATGCGGAAGGACGACTCACAGAATCGATTGGAAGATCCTCTCATGCGGAAGGAGAGGAAACAATATCCAGAGGAATAGCGTCCCATGCGGAAGGAAATCGTACGGCAGCCCAAGGATCCGCCTCTCATGCAGAAGGTTTTTTTAGTGAAGCCAGCGGAGATAGTTCCCATGCGGAAGGTTTTATTACTTTAGCTTTTGGGGATTTTTCTCATACCGAAGGAGAATTAACGCTAACTGAAGGAAGAGCCGCCCATGCCGAAGGCTGTAATACGGTAGCTTTAGAAGAATGTTCTCACGCTGAAGGAGATGAAACTAGAGCGGAAGGTTTTGCGTCCCATGCTGAAGGTTGTAATACGATTGCTTCAGGCGAATGCTCTCATGCGGAAGGAAACGGTACAGATACAAATAATAAAATGAATGCGCATATTATGGGACGATCAGGTCAAGCGGTTGAAGATAACTCCTGGCATTTAGTGAATGATACCTTAATGGCTTTGATTAATGGAAATACGGGAGATGCCTGTTTTGCAGGGAAAATCACATCTGGTAGAGGATGTGATTTCGCTGAGTTGTTTGAAACGTTGGATGGCGAACCTATTGATAACGGATACTTTGTCACAACTGAAGGGGATAAAATAAGAAGAGCTACAGATGGGGATAAATATATCTTAGGTGTAACAAGTGCTGTTCCCGGATTTTTGGCGGGTAGTTCCGGTTATGAATGGAATAAGCGATATATGACGGATAAGTGGGGTCAGGTGTTATATGAAGAGGTCACCATTCCATCGGAAAAAGATGCGAACGATAAACTCATTTCACCTGAGCGGATCGAAAAGAGACCAAAGCTAAATCCAGAATACGATCCTGATAAACAGTATATCTCAAGATCAGAAAGACCAGAATGGGTTGCCGTTGGGTTAGTCGGACAATTATTAGTGAGAGATGATGGAACAAGTGAAGTGAATGGATATTGCAAACCAAACGCAAATGGCATTGCTACAAGAGCCGATAATGGCTACAGAGTGTTAAAACGAACAGATGAAGACCAAATTTTAATTATTGTAGCAAATCCTATGCAATTTTAA
- a CDS encoding peptidase G2 autoproteolytic cleavage domain-containing protein, whose product MNGKNCNREATGDCATALGRNTIASGDNSCAEGRSTRSSGENSHSEGRDTMSSGDASHSEGRSTMASGDASHTEGRNTTASGDTSHAEGKDTEAQGEHSHAEGEGTQAIGTASHAEGASSKAKGLQSHAEGDCTTAAGEFSHAEGTKTNAEGEASHSEGRNTTSSGDYAHAQNRDTVAQGDNSTAEGLGSLARGLNSHSEGYITQADGENAHSEGRNTKSTGDNAHSEGRDTLAQGDNSHAEGEGCMVFGIGAHCEGTDTAAFGDQSHAEGFRTRALGFFSHAEGTGAIGAIGADGVASHAEGVTSQANGESSHAEGIRTIAQGSASHAEGFFTEANGDNSHAEGNETTAQGSASHAEGSFTEANGDNSHAEGDGTTAEGEGSHAEGLNTEATGLASHAEGCNTVALEDCSHAEGRDTNAIGMNSHSEGSGTIAQREASHSEGRLTRATGAFSHAEGDGTTAEGDASHSEGRLTRAPGAFAHAEGVETMANGEASHSEGRLTRATGASAHAEGENTLASGPGSHAEGDSTTSLGVASHAEGRRSLSSADSSHAEGEDTEASGEASHSEGRLTEASGDFSHAEGFLSTESIGRFSHAEGEGNIAQGDQSHAEGNRTTAQGDQSHAEGFDTEANGNNSHSEGDGTTAQGDASHAEGLDTEAIGLSSHAEGCNTVALEDCSHAEGDGTRAEGFASHAEGCNTIASGECSHAEGNGTDTNNKMNAHIMGRSGQAVEDNSWHLVNDTLMALINGNTGDACFAGKITSGRGCDFAELFETLDGEPIDNGYFVTTEGDKIRRATDEDKYILGITSAVPGFLAGSSDYEWNKRYMTDKWGQVLYEEVTIPSGKDENGKPISPERIEKRPKLNPEYDPDKQYIPRSERPEWVAVGLVGQLLVRDDGTSEVNGYCKPNANGIATRADNGYRVLKRTDEDQILIIIGSL is encoded by the coding sequence ATGAATGGAAAAAATTGTAACCGGGAAGCAACGGGAGATTGCGCCACAGCGTTAGGTAGAAACACGATAGCAAGCGGTGACAACTCTTGTGCTGAAGGTAGAAGTACACGATCAAGTGGGGAGAATTCTCATTCCGAGGGAAGAGATACAATGTCAAGCGGAGACGCTTCACACTCCGAAGGGAGAAGCACAATGGCGAGTGGTGATGCATCTCATACAGAAGGCAGAAATACCACAGCTAGCGGAGATACTTCCCATGCCGAAGGAAAAGATACTGAAGCGCAAGGTGAGCATTCCCATGCGGAAGGAGAAGGAACACAGGCGATTGGAACAGCCTCCCATGCAGAAGGAGCAAGCTCAAAAGCGAAGGGGCTTCAATCTCACGCCGAAGGAGATTGTACAACGGCGGCTGGAGAATTCTCTCACGCAGAGGGAACAAAAACGAATGCAGAAGGGGAAGCTTCTCACTCGGAAGGAAGAAATACCACCTCAAGTGGAGATTATGCCCATGCTCAAAATCGAGATACTGTAGCACAAGGGGATAATTCAACCGCTGAGGGTTTAGGTTCTCTTGCCAGAGGATTAAACAGCCATTCGGAAGGATATATTACACAGGCAGATGGAGAAAATGCGCACTCAGAAGGCAGAAACACGAAATCGACAGGAGATAATGCACATTCGGAAGGAAGAGACACACTTGCCCAAGGAGATAATTCTCATGCTGAGGGTGAAGGATGTATGGTATTTGGTATCGGGGCTCATTGTGAGGGAACAGATACAGCTGCTTTTGGTGATCAGTCTCATGCTGAAGGATTTAGAACCAGAGCTTTGGGTTTTTTTTCTCATGCGGAGGGAACAGGAGCGATAGGCGCCATAGGAGCCGATGGAGTCGCCTCTCATGCTGAAGGAGTTACATCTCAAGCTAATGGGGAAAGCTCCCATGCGGAAGGAATTCGTACGATAGCCCAAGGATCCGCCTCTCATGCAGAAGGTTTTTTTACTGAAGCCAACGGAGATAATTCCCATGCGGAAGGAAATGAAACGACAGCCCAAGGATCCGCCTCTCATGCAGAAGGATCTTTTACTGAAGCTAACGGAGATAATTCCCATGCGGAAGGAGATGGAACGACAGCTGAAGGAGAAGGTTCTCATGCCGAAGGGTTAAACACTGAAGCCACAGGATTAGCTTCTCATGCTGAAGGCTGTAATACGGTAGCTTTAGAAGATTGTTCTCACGCAGAGGGTAGAGATACAAATGCAATTGGTATGAACTCTCACTCCGAAGGAAGTGGAACGATAGCCCAGAGAGAAGCTTCCCATAGTGAAGGAAGACTCACAAGAGCTACAGGCGCATTCTCTCATGCAGAAGGAGATGGAACGACAGCTGAAGGAGATGCGTCCCATAGTGAAGGAAGACTCACAAGAGCTCCAGGCGCATTCGCTCATGCTGAAGGGGTTGAAACAATGGCTAATGGAGAAGCTTCCCATAGTGAAGGAAGGCTCACAAGAGCTACAGGCGCATCCGCTCATGCTGAAGGGGAGAATACTTTAGCCTCTGGTCCGGGTTCTCACGCCGAAGGAGATTCTACAACTTCTTTAGGAGTGGCATCCCATGCCGAAGGAAGACGTAGCTTGTCGTCTGCTGATTCTTCACATGCGGAAGGAGAAGATACAGAAGCATCGGGAGAAGCTTCTCACTCTGAGGGAAGACTAACAGAAGCATCGGGGGATTTCTCTCATGCAGAAGGGTTTTTGTCCACAGAATCGATTGGAAGATTCTCTCATGCGGAAGGAGAGGGAAACATAGCTCAGGGAGATCAATCCCATGCCGAAGGAAATCGTACGACAGCCCAAGGAGATCAATCCCATGCCGAAGGATTCGACACTGAAGCCAACGGAAATAATTCCCATTCGGAAGGAGATGGAACGACAGCCCAGGGAGATGCGTCCCATGCCGAAGGGTTAGACACTGAAGCCATAGGATTATCTTCTCATGCTGAAGGCTGTAATACGGTAGCTTTAGAAGATTGTTCTCACGCTGAAGGAGATGGAACTAGAGCGGAAGGTTTTGCGTCCCATGCTGAAGGTTGTAATACGATTGCTTCAGGCGAATGCTCTCATGCGGAAGGAAACGGTACAGATACAAATAATAAAATGAATGCGCATATTATGGGACGATCAGGTCAAGCGGTTGAAGATAACTCCTGGCATTTAGTGAATGATACCTTAATGGCTTTGATTAATGGAAATACGGGAGATGCCTGTTTTGCAGGGAAAATCACATCTGGTAGAGGATGTGATTTCGCTGAGTTGTTTGAAACGTTGGATGGCGAACCTATTGATAACGGATACTTTGTCACAACTGAAGGGGATAAAATAAGAAGAGCTACAGATGAGGATAAATATATCTTAGGTATAACAAGTGCTGTTCCCGGCTTTTTGGCGGGTAGTTCCGATTATGAATGGAATAAGCGATATATGACGGATAAGTGGGGTCAGGTGTTATATGAAGAGGTCACCATTCCATCGGGAAAAGATGAGAACGGTAAACCCATCTCACCTGAGCGGATCGAAAAGAGACCAAAGCTAAATCCAGAATACGATCCTGATAAACAGTATATCCCAAGATCAGAAAGACCAGAATGGGTTGCCGTTGGGTTAGTCGGACAATTATTAGTGAGAGATGATGGAACAAGTGAAGTGAATGGATATTGCAAACCAAACGCAAATGGCATTGCTACAAGAGCCGATAATGGCTACAGAGTGTTAAAACGAACAGATGAAGACCAAATTTTAATTATTATAGGAAGTCTATGA
- a CDS encoding glycosyl hydrolase family 18 protein yields the protein MKKILLLILTSAMVFLLFTSLSIVSALSIEEKFDSLKEKSIFSGYDDGLPHLEDQMTREQAAKIITLIFNLNISEPSSEQTFSDVPIDRWSHQYIETAVNNGIVNGMGNNEFAPTDHVSYEQFAKMIVIGYSHVTNEEIPEEKLSDDNNVSDWAKKYISSALNWGLIEETENYRSYANRAFLVEATYIIERKLSDNVIVEPVVSSSEGNYSGSTTSDRTETNNNDGSESNTDDGSESNTDDGSESNTDDGSESNTGDGSESNTGDGSESNTDDGSESNTDDGSESNTGDGSESNTDDGSESNTGDGSESNTGDGSESNTGDGSESNTGDGSESNTGDESESMVLAYYTQYGSQDKSSLKALKTYHNYMNAISIATFGISNLGEIEGNYPTDALDFAKDNKINTYATIGNHDSSGFSSQLASEVLNDSNKRTRAVNNIEALVKNYNFSGVNLDFENMYYYDRAIYTQFVDELAKRLQPQGYEVIVSVTAKTYDDLDAAWSGAFDYAALGEIVDYVQLMSYDQHGTWGEPGPVSGYDWLQNVFNYADSQIPSEKIIIGIPGYAIDWDLSGTSNNIAISQKEVTRRFSEGGITVNRDSNSRTPYYEYTDNAGNQHVVWYDDDISISEKVGLVNDYNFAGVSVWEIDYGNENFWKAIEKGLENN from the coding sequence ATGAAGAAAATCTTATTGTTAATACTTACATCAGCCATGGTATTTTTGTTATTTACTTCATTAAGTATAGTCAGTGCATTAAGTATTGAAGAAAAGTTTGATTCATTAAAGGAAAAAAGCATATTTAGTGGGTATGATGATGGATTACCTCATTTAGAGGATCAAATGACTCGTGAACAAGCAGCAAAAATTATTACCCTTATTTTTAATTTAAACATTTCTGAGCCTTCAAGTGAACAGACTTTTTCTGATGTTCCTATAGATCGGTGGTCACATCAATACATTGAAACTGCTGTAAATAACGGAATAGTTAATGGTATGGGAAACAATGAATTTGCTCCAACTGATCATGTCTCATACGAGCAGTTTGCAAAAATGATAGTTATTGGATATAGTCATGTGACAAATGAAGAAATTCCTGAAGAAAAACTATCAGATGATAACAATGTGAGTGATTGGGCTAAAAAGTACATCTCATCTGCATTAAATTGGGGATTGATCGAAGAAACTGAAAATTATAGAAGTTATGCTAATCGTGCATTTTTAGTAGAGGCAACTTATATAATAGAAAGAAAATTATCGGATAACGTTATAGTAGAACCAGTAGTTTCCTCATCTGAAGGAAATTATAGTGGTTCTACTACTAGCGATAGAACAGAAACGAACAACAATGATGGATCAGAATCAAATACAGATGATGGATCAGAATCAAATACAGATGATGGATCAGAATCAAATACAGATGATGGATCAGAATCAAATACAGGTGATGGATCAGAATCAAATACAGGTGATGGATCAGAATCAAATACAGATGATGGATCAGAATCAAATACAGATGATGGATCAGAATCAAATACAGGTGATGGATCAGAATCAAATACAGATGATGGATCAGAATCAAATACAGGTGATGGATCAGAATCAAATACAGGTGATGGATCAGAATCAAATACAGGTGATGGATCAGAATCAAATACAGGTGATGGATCAGAATCAAATACAGGTGATGAATCAGAATCAATGGTTTTAGCTTATTATACTCAATATGGTTCTCAAGACAAGTCGTCACTGAAAGCATTGAAAACGTATCACAATTATATGAATGCTATATCTATTGCAACATTTGGTATTAGCAATTTAGGAGAAATAGAAGGAAATTATCCTACAGATGCTTTAGATTTTGCTAAGGATAATAAAATTAATACGTATGCAACGATTGGAAATCATGATTCAAGTGGATTTAGTTCTCAATTAGCTAGTGAAGTATTGAATGATAGTAATAAGAGAACAAGAGCGGTAAATAATATAGAAGCTTTGGTAAAAAATTATAACTTTTCAGGTGTTAACCTAGATTTTGAAAATATGTATTATTACGATAGAGCAATTTATACTCAATTTGTAGATGAACTTGCAAAAAGATTACAACCTCAGGGATACGAAGTTATCGTCTCAGTTACAGCAAAAACATATGACGATCTAGATGCGGCTTGGAGTGGAGCTTTTGATTACGCTGCACTTGGTGAAATTGTAGATTATGTACAACTAATGTCCTATGATCAACATGGAACCTGGGGCGAACCTGGTCCAGTTTCAGGTTATGATTGGCTGCAAAATGTTTTTAATTATGCAGACTCACAGATCCCATCAGAAAAAATAATAATTGGAATCCCTGGCTATGCGATTGATTGGGATTTATCTGGCACTTCTAATAATATAGCAATAAGTCAAAAGGAAGTAACTAGAAGATTTTCTGAAGGGGGCATTACTGTAAACAGAGATTCAAATTCAAGAACACCATATTATGAATATACAGATAATGCAGGGAATCAACATGTCGTTTGGTACGATGATGATATAAGTATTAGTGAAAAAGTAGGTTTAGTTAATGATTATAATTTTGCTGGAGTTTCCGTATGGGAAATTGACTATGGTAACGAAAACTTTTGGAAAGCCATTGAAAAAGGTTTAGAAAATAATTAA